TGAAcggatgggtgaatggatggaaggaaggaagattggAGAACCATTGAAGGATCTGAAGTAGGAACGGTTATGTTAGATTTGTATTTTAGTGGATGGCTTTACAGGGGGTAAGATGGAGCCAAGAAATCCAATAGGAGGCCACTGAGCTGATTCTGGGGATGACGTCTTGACCCAGCCAGTCTAGGGCactggtgaggaaactgaagaggAAGAGATTGATGTGGGAAATATTTAGGAGTTGAAAATGGTAGAACAGGGTTGTTAACTGGAGGCCTTGGATGAAGATAAGGAAAGAAGCTGAGGGCCCTTCAACTGGACAGGTAGGGATGCCCCCTTCCAAGAGCAGATTCGTGCAGAAATGATGGAAGTGGGGTAGGTCCCACTGAGCCTGGCCCGTGAGGCAGGAGGATGCCTGTGATGTCTGCCATCCAGCTGGCAGGACAGAAGGATGCTGTCCCCCAGACGGTGTGTGTGGAGTGAAAAGAACAAACCAACATTAAATGTGAGCGAGAAGGATGCTTACGGCAGGCACCGCCATACCCTGCCCTGTCGTCGGGTGGCAGTAATTTGTGCATGTGCTGCTCCTGTCTTGTGGGATTGGAGGCCTCCTGAGGGCGGGAGAAACACAGAAGAACTGGACCCTTGGGCAGGCCACtccatctctctgggcctcagttgcctCGTTCCTCAAATGGGGGAAATAACAGGGCCGTTGAGAAGACAGGGGTGGGGACAGGTGTGAAATGCTCTGCAAAAGATTTTGCAAATATGATGGCTAAGTATCCTGACAGATCCAGTCACTGCTTCTCGAGAGACTGAATCAGGCTGTTGATCTCGCATGGGCCATCTCCTGGCTCCGCCCGCAAGGTCCTGCTGGGGCTTCAGTTTCCCCTCCAGCCACCTCTGCTCCCCAGGTTGGGAACTTGTGTTGTCTGGGTGCCTAtcctgccacttgccaggagccaaaACCCAGACCTTTCTGAACGCAGAGTGTGCTCTATGGGCTAGCCACACCAGTATCAGCTTAGGAACATGCTGGAAATTctcaagccccacctcagaccCACTGACTTAGAAACCTTGAAGGGGAGGCTCAATAATCTGTTTTCAACAAATCTTCCAGGGCATTCGGATGTTACCTAAATTCGAAAGCCGCTGCTCTTCGAACACCCAAATCCTGTTTTGGCTACAAGTGAACGTAGGAGGTACTTGAATCTAAACATAGTAAATGTTTCTTCTACGCCCTGCAGGCTTGAATATTTTTGACTCTGGTCGCCAGAATTCCATTACTGTTGGCctaggagggaggaagggacaaGCTGGTGCCCCAGAGCCGTCCcgctcccaacccccccccccccccccccccgcacacgTGTACACTCACTGCTAGTAAACAATAGGCTTCAGCCTAGTGACTCCCAGTGAATTCCTAAAACCTGACAGGATATGTTTTTCGCTCTGGTTTTGTTCGTCCTGAATGAGTGCTCTGGGGAACTGTTTGGGGCCCTGTGCTGCGGTCCACTTCTCATGTGGAAGCCAGCCAGACCGTTCGGCCCCACAGGTGTGGGCTTGGGATTCGGGGATAAGAGGTCTGGCAAGAGGAAGGTGACTGGAGACCTGGTTCGACACACTGAGCTGAGTTTTGGGGGTCACAGGCCTCAGctgcccctttccccttcctctcaccGTCAAAACGtagaagcaaaaccaaaacacacaaaaagcaaaaaacaagaaGATGCCCTTGGGCgccattggtgggaatgtgaaatggtgcagccgctctggaaaacagaatggcagttcctcaaaaaattaaaaatagaactaccatatgatctagtaattccacgtctgggtatctacccaaaagaactgaGAGCAAGGACGCAAATAGATAACCGAACATCCATGTTCAGAGCAACCCCAGCCAACAGGGAGGGCAGAGACAACTCAAgttcactgacagatgaatggaaaaaccAAATACAGTAaatacatacaacagaatattattcagccttaaaaaggaaggacattctgcaAATGCCACAGCAGGTGTGAATCTTGGGGGCAttcgctgagtgaaataagccagtcaccaaAAGACAAACCTTGAATGATTTCCTTAGACGGGGGGCCCTCGAATCGTCACATTCACAGGAACAGAGAGCAGAACGGCGGGTGCCAGGGACTGGGGGCcagagggggatggggagttagCGTTTCATGGGAACAGAGCTCCAGtttgggaaaatgagaaagttcTGAAGACAGACAGTGGTGCTGGGTGCGTGAGAGTGCAAGTGATCACCTGTACACCTGTACGCTTAAAAATGCTCCACGAGGTAAATGGtctgatatatagatatatatatatatatatagattcaTCACCATCAATAAAACCAAGAAGCACTCCCCTCCACCACCATCACTGAGACTCTAGGCTTGTGTCCTGGAGAGGACGGAGAGCTGAGCCGGAGTGGGAATCCTCGTCTTCTAGAGACTGAGGGGTTGGGAGTGAGTCTCGGGTGGGGGCCGGGAGGTGGGACCTGCTGCGGGGAGAGCCCCTCAGTCCGGCATCTGGCAACCTTGGTGTCCTCACCTGTGAAACGAGGAGGTGGTCTTCACTTATTCCTTCCAGAAGTGTTCGTGAGTACGTGTGAGGTGCCAGGCTGCGTTCGAGGCgccccctggcctctggcctcttGGGATTCGCAGTCCCGCGGAGGGGAGAGACCAGGAGCAGACAAGCAAACCGGCGAGGGCAATCTTGCGTGCCCCTGGGGGCTCTGAGGAGCGGTCAAACAGCAGGCGTgagggtggcagggtgggggctgcTTATGTGAGGCGGTCAGCGGAGGTCTTGCATAAAGGGAGCCAGGCCTGAGgtagaggtggaggtgggggggaggcaggagacAGCACCCCCGAGAGGCCACCGCTTATGCAGCCGAGGCCTGAGCCACGGACAGCAGGCCTTTGTGGCTAGTGCACGgcgtgtggtggtggtggtgggcgaCACGAAGCCTTGTAGGTCCTATGAGGAGTTTGGGTTTTAGTGCAGGTGTGATAAGAAGCCATCTCAGTGGCTTTTAAGCAAGGAAGAAGAGGCCTGGTTGTTTTAGAAAAAGAGGGCTGTGGCTTCCATGTGGGTCAGGTGCGGGGACATGGACGGGAAAGCTGCGGTGAGGGAGGGGCGGTGCTGGAGGGAGCCACAGGGAGCCAGGCGAGGAGGGTAGCTGTGGTAGGACCATCTCTTGCCTGTTGAGGAGAGACCTTTATGAAAGCTGCAGGGAACTTTTCCCAGGGACAATGCCCATACTTACATGTTGATAAGATTGAGCATGTTGATCTTACATGTTGATAAGATTGAGCAGGGGTTGTAGGGGAATCCCTCGAGTTTTCCCTCCGTGCACCCCAGGACTGGAACTGCTGGGCTGGGTGTCTCTGAGTCCCTTCCCAGCATGCTGCACCCCCTTGCAGGCTGAGCCCTGGTTCCAGgggccccagggccaggcaggggccACAACAGAGCTGCAGGGGGAAGGCGGTGGGCAGAGGGGCCGCGGTCAGCAGGTGGTGAGGTGGCCGCCCAGCAGACTCTGAGGGGTCTCCCTTCTGGGTCCTCGAGCTCAGCTTGACTGTGGTGGCAGGACAATGCAAAGGGCAGAGGGGATCTCCTGATACTTCAAAGCAGCTTCGTTCAAACCTCACTCTCTCAGAATTTGCAATCCTGTGGGCCGTACATGCTCAAGGCAGGGCTGGAATTGGTTCTTGGGTGGAGCGAAGAAAACCCCGGAGCTATTACAATGATTTGTCACCCTTCAAAGGGCCCCAGTGCACAAACAGATGTACAATATATTGGggatattaaaatttcatggaaagGGGGCAGTCGGGGGAAAAAACTGTCTAATGAGGCTTTCTGGGAGGATGATTCTTAAACCAACAAAAAATTGAGAAGTCCTGATTTAGAGGCAGTGAGATTTTTCTGCCAGAAGAGCTCAATCAACAGAGTAGCTCAGGCCTTTCGTTTcgatatattaatttataaagtgGACTTACAACAGAAgtctttgttctctcttcttcaaATGTATCTGTACACATAGCAATAGCGTTTTCTTCGTTAAATTCTCAACAATATGGGCTTTTCACCAATGTAAGACTTCCCATCTCTTACTCTGCCCCTTTGCCTCTGGCAAAACAATGCTGTGGATTTTggcatccatcatccatccatccatcatccatcattTTACGTGGCCCTGATACTGACCTGAGGACAGGTGTTTCTACAGCCGggttacagatgaggacacagatGCTCAGAGAGGGGAAATCACTCGCCCAGCCTGTAAGCAGCTGACCCCAGCCTGGTGCTCATTTCTGTTGCTTCCTTGTGCTGTTCCCTGCACTGTGTCCTCAATTCCACAGAGAGGAGGTGAAGTAGCACCTCCCCATGAGCACCCGGGGGTCCAGACCATGCCCTGTGGGAAGTGTGGTCTTCATTTCTTGCCAGAGCCCACTAGGATGTGGCAAGGTGGGGCCACTTCCGGGCTCTCTGGAGAGGCTCCCAGAAGTGGCTGTGGCCTCAGGGCTGACTGACCTGGTACCTTCCTGGGAGCAAGTAGGAAAATGTGACTGATGCCTAGTGCTGTCATGGGGGAGAGCAGCTGGAGCCCTCACTGTTGTGTGTGGGTTGGAATCGATCTTCACCTTGGGCATCCCTTGGAGAGTGGGGCTCAGGGTGAATGTGTGCTCATAAGAGCTCCTCCCCTTGCTCGCTGCCCTGAGTgaccaggaaaataaataaggaacaggaagccagggaaggggagacagGGAGGCATAAACCACCATTTAGTGTCTTGGCATGTGACCAAGAGAGTCAACTAGATAGTCAAGGTTGAGGTTGGTCCATCTTCTCCATTAAGGAAGGCCcttagaacagtacctgacacacagtaggctcTACCTTAATATCAGCTGCTGTTATCCGAAGGCTTTCCCACCTTTACCTTTCAGGGGTTTACCCACCATTGAGGAGGCCCAGCTTTCCATATAGCTCGAGCCGTATCGGACTAGCAAGATGGCCACGGAGAGACCTGCCTGTTCCCTGCGCCCGTGAGGGGTGAGGTGCTCTGGGGCCCAGCGATGGGGAACGCTACCGCGGAGAACACCTCGCTGTGCAGCATTGACCACACCATCCACCAGACCCTGGCCCCGGTGGTCTACGTGGCGGTGCTGGTGGTGGGCTTCCCGGCCAACTGCCTGTCCCTCTACTTCGGCTACCTGCAGATCAAGGCCCGCAACGAGCTGGGCGTGTACCTGTGCAACCTGACGGTGGCCGACCTCTTCTACATCTGCTCGCTGCCCTTCTGGCTGCAGTACGTGCTACAGCACGACAACTGGTCGCACGGGGACCTGTCCTGCAAGGTGTGCGGTATCCTGCTGTACGAGAACATCTACATCAGCGTGGGCTTCCTCTGCTGCATCTCCATCGACCGCTACCTGGCCGTGGCCCACCCCTTCCGCTTCCACCAGTTCCGCACGCTCAAGGCGGCCGTGGCCGTCAGCGTGCTCATCTGGGTCAAGGAGCTGCTGACCAGCGTCTACTTTTTCCTGCACAAGGAGGTGGTGGAGGACGGGGACAGGCACCGCGTCTGCTTTGAGCACTATCCCCTGGAGCCGCGGCAGCGGGGCATCAACCACTACCGCTTCCTGGTGGGCTTCCTCTTcccgctctgcctgctgctggccTCCTACCGGGGCATCCTGCGGGCCGTGCGCCGGAGCCACGGCACCCAGAAGAGCCGCAAGGACCAGATCCAGCGGCTGGTGCTCAGCACCGTGGTCATCTTCCTGGCCTGCTTCCTGCCCTACCACGCGCTGCTGCTCGTGCGCAGCCTCTGGGAGGCCAGCTGCCAGTTCGCCAGGGCCATCTTCAACGCCTACCACTTCTCCCTGCTGCTCACCAGCTTCAACTGCGTGGCCGACCCCGTGCTCTACTGCTTTGTCAGCGAGTCCACGCACAGGGACCTGGGCCGCCTCCGCGGGGCCTGCCTGGCTTTCCTCGCCTGCGCTGGGGGTGGTCGCGCCCGGGAGGCCTACCCGCTGGGCGCCGCAGATGCCTCCGGGAAAAGCGACGAGCCCGAGCTGCTGACCAGGCTCCACTCAACCTTCCAGACCCCGAACTCACCCGGAGCCGGGGGGTCCCCTGCAGGCGGCTTGGCCTAGTtccggcggggtggggggagagtcTCACCGTCTGCAGGGGGGCTGGTGAGGGCTGAGCTTGCTGGCGACCGCTGGCCACTGCCCTTGGCCAAGGACAGGTGCCTCTTTC
This Mustela nigripes isolate SB6536 chromosome 13, MUSNIG.SB6536, whole genome shotgun sequence DNA region includes the following protein-coding sequences:
- the GPR68 gene encoding ovarian cancer G-protein coupled receptor 1, which gives rise to MGNATAENTSLCSIDHTIHQTLAPVVYVAVLVVGFPANCLSLYFGYLQIKARNELGVYLCNLTVADLFYICSLPFWLQYVLQHDNWSHGDLSCKVCGILLYENIYISVGFLCCISIDRYLAVAHPFRFHQFRTLKAAVAVSVLIWVKELLTSVYFFLHKEVVEDGDRHRVCFEHYPLEPRQRGINHYRFLVGFLFPLCLLLASYRGILRAVRRSHGTQKSRKDQIQRLVLSTVVIFLACFLPYHALLLVRSLWEASCQFARAIFNAYHFSLLLTSFNCVADPVLYCFVSESTHRDLGRLRGACLAFLACAGGGRAREAYPLGAADASGKSDEPELLTRLHSTFQTPNSPGAGGSPAGGLA